The following coding sequences lie in one Rutidosis leptorrhynchoides isolate AG116_Rl617_1_P2 chromosome 4, CSIRO_AGI_Rlap_v1, whole genome shotgun sequence genomic window:
- the LOC139840210 gene encoding receptor protein kinase-like protein ZAR1 produces MLLPAFVLSIFLILCNSHFIVHVTCLNDEGYTLLTFKQSITQDPDGSLNNWNYSDETPCSWNGIACKELKVISVSIPKKKLLGFISPVLGSLPELRHVNLRNNKFMGSLSFELFNAEKLQSLVLYGNSLSGSIPNEISRLSYLQTLDLSSNFFNGSLPISMIQCKRLRSLDLSQNNFTGSLPNGFGSNLGFLETLDLSFNWFMGSIPEDLGNLSFLQGTVDLSHNLFNGSIPPSLGNLPEKVYIDLTYNNLSGPIPQNGALVNRGPTAFIGNAGLCGPPLKNLCFPNDASSPSSYPYIPNNNPSETPEKGRKGLSKSGVIAIIISDVIGICLIGLVLSYCYTRICPCGKRNHRYEKGGVKKRNECLCFSKDESETLSEHVEQYDLVALDTQLGFDLDELLKASAFVLGKSGIGIVYKVVLEDGVTLAVRRLGEGGSQRFKEFQTEVEAIGKLKHPNIVTLRAYYWSVDEKLLIYDFVPNGNLGAAIHGKPGVPSFVPLSWSVRLKIMRGTAKGLVYLHEFSPKKYVHGGLKPSNILLDVNMEPQISDFGLGRLANIAGGGTPVLQSTRVGSEVATTTATATSASVSNTHASYYQAPEAFKVLKPSQKWDVYSFGVVLLEMITGKSPVVQVGPEEMDLVHWIQVCIDEKKPLSDVLDPGLVADSDKEEEIIAVLKIAMGCTQINPERRPSMRHVADVLDRLSQY; encoded by the exons ATGTTGTTACCTGCTTTTGTTCTTTCTATTTTCTTGATTTTATGCAACTCACATTTCATAGTTCATGTAACTTGTTTAAATGATGAAGGGTATACTCTTTTGACTTTTAAACAATCAATTACACAAGACCCTGATGGGTCTTTAAACAACTGGAATTATTCTGATGAAACCCCTTGTTCATGGAATGGCATTGCATGTAAAGAACTAAAAGTGATTTCTGTTAGTATACCAAAGAAAAAACTTTTAGGGTTTATATCTCCTGTTCTTGGATCTCTTCCTGAACTCAGACATGTTAATTTAAGAAACAATAAGTTCATGGGTAGTTTATCTTTTGAGCTTTTTAATGCTGAAAAGCTTCAAAGTTTGGTGCTTTATGGCAATTCGTTATCTGGGTCAATCCCAAATGAAATTAGCAGACTTAGCTACCTTCAAACCCTAGATTTGTCAAGTAATTTCTTTAATGGGTCACTACCCATTTCAATGATTCAATGTAAGAGGTTAAGAAGTCTTGATCTGAGTCAAAACAATTTCACTGGGTCACTCCCAAATGGGTTTGGGTCCAATTTGGGTTTTCTTGAAACACTTGACCTTTCGTTCAATTGGTTCATGGGTTCGATACCTGAAGATTTGGGGAACTTGTCTTTTTTACAAGGGACTGTTGATTTATCGCATAATTTGTTTAACGGATCAATCCCACCTAGTTTAGGTAATCTTCCTGAAAAGGTTTATATCGATCTTACTTATAACAACTTGAGTGGCCCGATTCCACAAAATGGAGCTTTGGTTAACCGCGGGCCAACTGCATTCATTGGAAATGCTGGTTTGTGTGGGCCACCACTGAAAAACCTTTGCTTTCCAAACGATGCTAGTTCACCATCTTCGTACCCATATATACCCAACAATAACCCATCCGAAACCCCAGAAAAAGGTCGAAAAGGGTTAAGTAAAAGCGGTGTTATTGCAATCATTATTAGTGATGTCATCGGGATATGTCTGATTGGATTGGTTCTATCGTACTGTTATACAAGAATTTGTCCTTGTGGTAAACGGAACCATAGGTATGAAAAAGGAGGTGTTAAAAAAAGAAACGAGTGTTTGTGTTTTAGTAAAGATGAGTCCGAAACGTTATCCGAGCATGTCGAGCAATATGATCTTGTAGCTTTAGATACCCAATTGGGATTTGATTTAGACGAGCTTTTAAAGGCATCGGCTTTTGTTTTGGGAAAAAGTGGAATTGGGATTGTTTATAAGGTTGTGCTTGAAGACGGGGTTACTTTAGCCGTGAGACGATTGGGTGAAGGCGGTTCTCAAAGATTTAAAGAATTTCAAACCGAAGTTGAAGCAATTGGAAAACTTAAACATCCGAATATTGTAACTTTGAGGGCTTATTATTGGTCCGTCGATGAGAAGCTGCTCATCTATGATTTTGTTCCAAATGGCAACCTAGGCGCTGCTATTCACG GGAAGCCTGGTGTGCCATCTTTCGTACCACTTTCTTGGTCTGTACGTCTGAAGATAATGAGAGGAACTGCAAAAGGTCTTGTTTATCTGCACGAGTTTAGCCCCAAAAAATACGTCCACGGAGGCCTAAAACCATCAAACATTTTGCTTGACGTAAACATGGAACCGCAAATTTCTGATTTTGGCCTTGGCCGTCTAGCTAACATAGCTGGTGGCGGCACACCAGTACTACAATCCACCCGAGTGGGGTCCGAAGTCGCAACTACCACCGCAACCGCCACGTCAGCGTCAGTTTCGAATACTCATGCATCTTATTATCAAGCACCTGAAGCTTTTAAAGTGTTGAAACCGTCGCAAAAATGGGATGTTTACTCTTTTGGAGTCGTTTTATTGGAAATGATTACTGGAAAATCGCCCGTTGTGCAAGTGGGTCCGGAAGAAATGGATCTTGTTCATTGGATTCAGGTTTGTATTGATGAAAAGAAACCGCTTTCGGATGTTTTGGATCCTGGGTTAGTTGCAGATTCGGATAAAGAAGAGGAGATTATTGCGGTTTTAAAAATCGCAATGGGGTGCACCCAAATTAACCCAGAAAGAAGACCATCAATGAGACATGTTGCTGATGTTTTGGACAGGTTGAGTCAATACTAA